In Castanea sativa cultivar Marrone di Chiusa Pesio chromosome 6, ASM4071231v1, a single window of DNA contains:
- the LOC142640941 gene encoding putative aminotransferase TAT2 isoform X3, which produces MENGTLNHGVDTGSTITIKGILSLLMQNIEEQTSKKRVISLGMGDPSAYSCFHTTHVAQEAVVDALQSDKFNGYAPTVGLPQTRRAIAEYLSRDLPYKLSSDDVFITSGCTQAIDVSLAMLAHPGANILLPRPGFPIYELCAGFRHLEVRYIDLLPDKGWEVDLDAVDVLADQNTVALVVINPGNPCGNVYSFEHLKKIAETAKKNKILIIADEVYGHLAFGKNPFVPMGVFGSEVPVLTLGSLSKRWIVPGWRLGWFVTSDPSGMYREPKTVERIKKYFDILGGPATFIQAAVPRILEQTDEAFFKKTINLLEHASDILCDTIKEIPCITCPLKPEGSMAIMTSVMILISVSSWPKRNQLSFFQELLWG; this is translated from the exons ATGGAGAATGGAACTCTCAACCATGGTGTGGACACGGGTTCAACCATCACCATCAAAGGCATTCTTAGCCTGTTAATGCAAAATATTGAAGAACAAACTAGTAAAAAGAGGGTGATTTCTCTGGGCATGGGTGACCCTTCTGCTTATTCCTGCTTTCACACTACCCATGTTGCTCAAGAGGCTGTTGTTGATGCTCTCCAATCTGACAAGTTCAATGGTTATGCACCAactgttggtcttcctcaaaCTAGAAG AGCAATTGCTGAATATTTGTCTCGTGATCTTCCATACAAGTTATCATCTGATGATGTTTTTATCACCTCTGGTTGCACACAAGCCATTGATGTTTCGCTGGCAATGCTTGCCCACCCTGGTGCAAATATCTTGCTTCCAAGGCCAGGCTTCCCAATTTATGAACTTTGTGCCGGATTTAGGCACCTTGAAGTTCGGTACATTGATCTTCTCCCTGATAAAGGCTGGGAGGTTGATCTTGATGCTGTTGATGTTCTTGCAGATCAGAACACTGTTGCATTGGTAGTTATAAACCCTGGGAATCCTTGTGGAAATGTATACAGTTTTGAACATCTAAAGAAG ATCGCAGAAActgcaaaaaagaataaaattctTATAATTGCTGACGAAGTATATGGGCACCTTGCTTTTGGGAAAAATCCATTTGTGCCAATGGGAGTTTTTGGATCCGAAGTTCCTGTTCTCACACTTGGGTCTCTATCAAAGAGATGGATAGTTCCTGGATGGCGACTTGGTTGGTTTGTGACAAGTGATCCAAGTGGCATGTATCGGGAGCccaag aCTGTCGAGCGTATTAAGAAGTATTTTGATATTCTGGGGGGCCCTGCAACCTTCATTCag GCAGCGGTTCCCCGCATCCTTGAGCAAACTGATGAGGCTTTCTTCAAGAAAACTATTAATTTGCTAGAGCATGCATCAGATATTCTCTGTGATACCATAAAGGAGATCCCTTGCATTACTTGTCCACTAAAACCTGAGGGATCTATGGCAATAATG ACATCAGTGATGATATTGATTTCTGTTTCAAGCTGGCCAAAGAGGAATCAGTTGTCATTCTTCCAG gaacTGCTGTGGGGCTAA
- the LOC142640941 gene encoding putative aminotransferase TAT2 isoform X2: MENGTLNHGVDTGSTITIKGILSLLMQNIEEQTSKKRVISLGMGDPSAYSCFHTTHVAQEAVVDALQSDKFNGYAPTVGLPQTRRAIAEYLSRDLPYKLSSDDVFITSGCTQAIDVSLAMLAHPGANILLPRPGFPIYELCAGFRHLEVRYIDLLPDKGWEVDLDAVDVLADQNTVALVVINPGNPCGNVYSFEHLKKIAETAKKNKILIIADEVYGHLAFGKNPFVPMGVFGSEVPVLTLGSLSKRWIVPGWRLGWFVTSDPSGMYREPKAAVPRILEQTDEAFFKKTINLLEHASDILCDTIKEIPCITCPLKPEGSMAIMVKLNISLLEDISDDIDFCFKLAKEESVVILPGTAVGLKNWVRITFAVDSSFLEEGLRRTKSFCQRHAKQLLRY; the protein is encoded by the exons ATGGAGAATGGAACTCTCAACCATGGTGTGGACACGGGTTCAACCATCACCATCAAAGGCATTCTTAGCCTGTTAATGCAAAATATTGAAGAACAAACTAGTAAAAAGAGGGTGATTTCTCTGGGCATGGGTGACCCTTCTGCTTATTCCTGCTTTCACACTACCCATGTTGCTCAAGAGGCTGTTGTTGATGCTCTCCAATCTGACAAGTTCAATGGTTATGCACCAactgttggtcttcctcaaaCTAGAAG AGCAATTGCTGAATATTTGTCTCGTGATCTTCCATACAAGTTATCATCTGATGATGTTTTTATCACCTCTGGTTGCACACAAGCCATTGATGTTTCGCTGGCAATGCTTGCCCACCCTGGTGCAAATATCTTGCTTCCAAGGCCAGGCTTCCCAATTTATGAACTTTGTGCCGGATTTAGGCACCTTGAAGTTCGGTACATTGATCTTCTCCCTGATAAAGGCTGGGAGGTTGATCTTGATGCTGTTGATGTTCTTGCAGATCAGAACACTGTTGCATTGGTAGTTATAAACCCTGGGAATCCTTGTGGAAATGTATACAGTTTTGAACATCTAAAGAAG ATCGCAGAAActgcaaaaaagaataaaattctTATAATTGCTGACGAAGTATATGGGCACCTTGCTTTTGGGAAAAATCCATTTGTGCCAATGGGAGTTTTTGGATCCGAAGTTCCTGTTCTCACACTTGGGTCTCTATCAAAGAGATGGATAGTTCCTGGATGGCGACTTGGTTGGTTTGTGACAAGTGATCCAAGTGGCATGTATCGGGAGCccaag GCAGCGGTTCCCCGCATCCTTGAGCAAACTGATGAGGCTTTCTTCAAGAAAACTATTAATTTGCTAGAGCATGCATCAGATATTCTCTGTGATACCATAAAGGAGATCCCTTGCATTACTTGTCCACTAAAACCTGAGGGATCTATGGCAATAATG GTGAAATTGAATATTTCGTTACTGGAAGACATCAGTGATGATATTGATTTCTGTTTCAAGCTGGCCAAAGAGGAATCAGTTGTCATTCTTCCAG gaacTGCTGTGGGGCTAAAAAATTGGGTTCGTATTACTTTTGCTGttgattcttcttttcttgaagAAGGTTTAAGAAGGACGAAATCCTTTTGTCAAAGACATGCAAAACAGTTACTAAGATACTAA
- the LOC142640941 gene encoding putative aminotransferase TAT2 isoform X1 — MENGTLNHGVDTGSTITIKGILSLLMQNIEEQTSKKRVISLGMGDPSAYSCFHTTHVAQEAVVDALQSDKFNGYAPTVGLPQTRRAIAEYLSRDLPYKLSSDDVFITSGCTQAIDVSLAMLAHPGANILLPRPGFPIYELCAGFRHLEVRYIDLLPDKGWEVDLDAVDVLADQNTVALVVINPGNPCGNVYSFEHLKKIAETAKKNKILIIADEVYGHLAFGKNPFVPMGVFGSEVPVLTLGSLSKRWIVPGWRLGWFVTSDPSGMYREPKTVERIKKYFDILGGPATFIQAAVPRILEQTDEAFFKKTINLLEHASDILCDTIKEIPCITCPLKPEGSMAIMVKLNISLLEDISDDIDFCFKLAKEESVVILPGTAVGLKNWVRITFAVDSSFLEEGLRRTKSFCQRHAKQLLRY; from the exons ATGGAGAATGGAACTCTCAACCATGGTGTGGACACGGGTTCAACCATCACCATCAAAGGCATTCTTAGCCTGTTAATGCAAAATATTGAAGAACAAACTAGTAAAAAGAGGGTGATTTCTCTGGGCATGGGTGACCCTTCTGCTTATTCCTGCTTTCACACTACCCATGTTGCTCAAGAGGCTGTTGTTGATGCTCTCCAATCTGACAAGTTCAATGGTTATGCACCAactgttggtcttcctcaaaCTAGAAG AGCAATTGCTGAATATTTGTCTCGTGATCTTCCATACAAGTTATCATCTGATGATGTTTTTATCACCTCTGGTTGCACACAAGCCATTGATGTTTCGCTGGCAATGCTTGCCCACCCTGGTGCAAATATCTTGCTTCCAAGGCCAGGCTTCCCAATTTATGAACTTTGTGCCGGATTTAGGCACCTTGAAGTTCGGTACATTGATCTTCTCCCTGATAAAGGCTGGGAGGTTGATCTTGATGCTGTTGATGTTCTTGCAGATCAGAACACTGTTGCATTGGTAGTTATAAACCCTGGGAATCCTTGTGGAAATGTATACAGTTTTGAACATCTAAAGAAG ATCGCAGAAActgcaaaaaagaataaaattctTATAATTGCTGACGAAGTATATGGGCACCTTGCTTTTGGGAAAAATCCATTTGTGCCAATGGGAGTTTTTGGATCCGAAGTTCCTGTTCTCACACTTGGGTCTCTATCAAAGAGATGGATAGTTCCTGGATGGCGACTTGGTTGGTTTGTGACAAGTGATCCAAGTGGCATGTATCGGGAGCccaag aCTGTCGAGCGTATTAAGAAGTATTTTGATATTCTGGGGGGCCCTGCAACCTTCATTCag GCAGCGGTTCCCCGCATCCTTGAGCAAACTGATGAGGCTTTCTTCAAGAAAACTATTAATTTGCTAGAGCATGCATCAGATATTCTCTGTGATACCATAAAGGAGATCCCTTGCATTACTTGTCCACTAAAACCTGAGGGATCTATGGCAATAATG GTGAAATTGAATATTTCGTTACTGGAAGACATCAGTGATGATATTGATTTCTGTTTCAAGCTGGCCAAAGAGGAATCAGTTGTCATTCTTCCAG gaacTGCTGTGGGGCTAAAAAATTGGGTTCGTATTACTTTTGCTGttgattcttcttttcttgaagAAGGTTTAAGAAGGACGAAATCCTTTTGTCAAAGACATGCAAAACAGTTACTAAGATACTAA